Proteins from one Parvibaculum lavamentivorans DS-1 genomic window:
- a CDS encoding 2OG-Fe(II) oxygenase family protein has product MSLLDIDALRATPLKTEPYEYLVVPAFVTGKALDSVIADFPKIDSTGSIPPSELDIYGSFDKLLAEMNGPEFQKVIEEKFNVDLSGRPTMFTIRGYCSRSNGKIHTDTPSKIITVLLYLNQDWEAGGGRLRILRSGTDLNDAVEEVSPNGGTLLIFKRSDNSWHGHEPFEGQRRAIQMNWVRDEDVVQHEQRRHRFTSTLKRLNPFGSRATREAAQDNY; this is encoded by the coding sequence ATGAGCTTGCTCGACATCGACGCGCTGCGCGCAACACCGCTGAAGACCGAACCTTATGAATATCTCGTCGTTCCCGCCTTCGTGACGGGCAAGGCGCTCGACAGCGTGATCGCGGATTTTCCGAAGATCGACTCCACCGGTTCGATCCCGCCGAGCGAACTCGACATCTATGGCAGCTTCGACAAGTTGCTCGCCGAGATGAACGGACCGGAATTCCAAAAAGTCATCGAGGAAAAATTCAACGTCGATCTTTCCGGCCGGCCGACCATGTTCACCATCCGCGGCTATTGCAGCCGCTCGAACGGCAAGATCCACACTGATACGCCGTCGAAGATCATCACCGTGCTCCTCTACCTCAATCAGGATTGGGAAGCAGGCGGCGGGCGGCTTCGTATCCTGCGCTCCGGCACCGACCTGAACGACGCAGTGGAGGAAGTCTCGCCCAATGGCGGCACCCTCCTCATCTTCAAACGATCCGACAATTCTTGGCACGGCCACGAGCCCTTCGAAGGCCAGCGCCGCGCCATCCAGATGAACTGGGTGCGCGATGAAGATGTGGTGCAACACGAGCAACGCCGTCACCGCTTCACCTCGACGCTGAAGCGCCTCAACCCGTTCGGCTCTCGCGCCACCCGCGAAGCCGCCCAAGACAATTATTGA
- a CDS encoding sulfotransferase domain-containing protein, whose amino-acid sequence MTTPDIAWPKKRREMHSHHFESTVWNDFRFRDGDIIISTYAKSGTTWTQQIVGQLIFNGAENVPVNELSPWLDLRVPPAEVKLATMDAQTHRRFLKTHLPVDALVYSPKARYIYIGRDGRDVLWSMYNHHANANDAFYEALNETPGLVGEKLDRVTTDVRTYFNDWVARDGYPFWSLWENVSSWWAIRHLPNIHFMHFDMMKRDMEGEIRRLARFLDIEVDETRWPAIVEHCTFDYMKKHADKSAPLGGLLWEGGASTFINKGTNGRWRDVLSAEECANYEALAREKLGAECAHWLMTGEGLDVVRAA is encoded by the coding sequence ATGACGACGCCGGATATCGCGTGGCCGAAAAAACGCCGCGAAATGCACAGCCATCACTTTGAATCGACCGTCTGGAACGACTTCAGGTTTCGCGACGGCGACATCATCATCTCGACCTATGCGAAATCGGGAACGACCTGGACGCAGCAGATCGTCGGACAACTGATTTTCAACGGCGCCGAGAATGTGCCGGTGAACGAGCTGTCGCCCTGGCTCGATCTGCGTGTACCACCCGCCGAAGTGAAGCTGGCGACGATGGATGCGCAGACGCATCGCCGTTTTCTCAAGACGCATCTTCCTGTGGACGCACTCGTCTATTCGCCGAAGGCCAGATACATCTATATCGGCCGCGACGGGCGCGACGTGCTCTGGTCCATGTACAACCACCACGCCAACGCGAACGATGCCTTCTATGAGGCGTTGAACGAAACGCCCGGCCTTGTCGGCGAAAAACTCGATCGCGTCACGACGGACGTCCGTACTTATTTCAACGATTGGGTCGCGCGCGACGGCTATCCCTTCTGGTCTCTCTGGGAGAATGTTTCGAGCTGGTGGGCGATCCGCCACCTCCCGAATATCCACTTCATGCATTTCGACATGATGAAACGCGACATGGAAGGCGAGATCCGCCGCCTCGCGAGATTTCTGGACATTGAGGTGGACGAAACGCGCTGGCCGGCGATCGTCGAACATTGCACCTTCGACTACATGAAGAAACACGCGGACAAGAGCGCACCGCTCGGCGGCCTGCTCTGGGAAGGCGGCGCCTCCACCTTCATCAACAAGGGTACGAACGGCCGCTGGCGCGACGTGCTGAGCGCAGAAGAATGCGCCAACTACGAGGCTCTCGCACGGGAGAAGCTGGGCGCGGAATGCGCGCACTGGCTGATGACCGGCGAAGGACTGGACGTGGTGCGCGCGGCCTAA
- a CDS encoding pyridoxamine 5'-phosphate oxidase family protein, with amino-acid sequence MSDYETSPAYRVRQVAKRALYDRETVHAILDAGYVAHVAFMDEAGPVSLPLFYVRDGESVLFHGARKGRFMRVLGGGAPLCLTVTHMDGLVLARSAFHHSMNYRSVMVHGVAEAVTDAEKPRALDLFIRRARAGRPQETRPTNTQELKATAVLRLPLVEVAAKVRTGGPLDDPEDMDLPVWAGVVPMQVMFGEPVRDVPDAAMKSEKETA; translated from the coding sequence ATGAGCGATTACGAGACATCACCGGCCTATCGTGTGCGGCAGGTGGCGAAGCGCGCGCTTTATGACCGCGAGACCGTGCATGCGATTCTCGATGCCGGTTATGTCGCCCATGTCGCCTTCATGGATGAGGCGGGGCCGGTATCGCTGCCGCTCTTTTACGTGCGGGACGGCGAGAGCGTGCTGTTTCACGGCGCGCGCAAGGGCCGCTTCATGCGTGTGCTGGGCGGCGGCGCGCCCCTGTGCCTCACCGTCACGCATATGGACGGGCTGGTGCTGGCGCGGTCGGCTTTTCACCATTCGATGAATTACCGCTCGGTGATGGTGCATGGCGTGGCGGAGGCGGTGACCGATGCGGAGAAGCCGCGTGCTCTCGATCTGTTCATCAGGCGGGCGCGGGCAGGGCGGCCGCAGGAGACCAGGCCCACCAACACACAGGAATTGAAGGCGACGGCGGTGCTGCGGCTGCCACTTGTGGAGGTTGCGGCCAAGGTGCGGACGGGCGGGCCGCTGGACGATCCTGAAGACATGGACCTGCCTGTCTGGGCAGGTGTGGTGCCGATGCAGGTCATGTTCGGCGAACCGGTTCGGGACGTGCCGGATGCGGCCATGAAATCCGAAAAGGAGACAGCGTGA
- a CDS encoding mitochondrial fission ELM1 family protein: MTETGSKSDADAHFRHAAAGLSVWVLTNGMAGFETQVIGIAEALGATPVIKRVTPGKPWRWLAPWGPAQPNPEIAPPWPDLLIASGRQSIPYARMIRRKSGGKTFTAILQDPRVAPSHFDFVWAPAHDRLEGPNVLSTVVSPHRLTRERLATEAAKFAPEVASLPRPRVAVLLGGTNSVYSLTEAVAARIGAQLAGLTEHYGAGLMVTPSRRTGEAQSRIIREALAGRPALMWDGTGDNPYFGFLGLADAVVVTCDSVNMVGEAAFTGKPVYVIELEGQSPKFRRFLDAVYATGAARPFVGQLERWEYEPLNATDEIARAIAARLEKHKAQPEKG; the protein is encoded by the coding sequence ATGACCGAAACCGGCTCCAAAAGCGACGCCGACGCCCATTTCCGCCACGCAGCGGCTGGCCTCAGCGTCTGGGTGCTGACCAACGGCATGGCCGGTTTCGAAACGCAGGTCATCGGTATCGCCGAGGCGCTGGGGGCAACGCCTGTGATAAAGCGCGTGACGCCAGGCAAGCCCTGGCGTTGGCTGGCACCTTGGGGCCCAGCCCAACCGAACCCGGAAATAGCCCCTCCCTGGCCGGACCTGCTGATCGCTTCCGGCCGCCAGTCCATCCCCTATGCGCGGATGATCCGGCGGAAATCCGGCGGCAAAACCTTCACAGCGATCCTGCAGGACCCGCGCGTGGCGCCGTCGCATTTCGATTTCGTCTGGGCACCCGCCCATGACCGGCTGGAAGGCCCGAACGTGCTGTCGACCGTGGTTTCGCCCCACCGGCTGACGCGCGAACGGCTCGCGACGGAAGCAGCAAAATTCGCGCCCGAAGTCGCCTCCCTGCCCCGCCCGCGCGTCGCCGTACTGCTGGGCGGCACAAATTCCGTATACAGCCTGACCGAAGCCGTCGCCGCGCGGATTGGCGCACAACTTGCCGGACTGACAGAACATTATGGCGCGGGGCTGATGGTGACGCCGTCGCGCCGCACCGGCGAGGCGCAGTCGCGGATCATCCGCGAGGCACTGGCGGGCCGCCCCGCGCTCATGTGGGACGGCACGGGCGACAACCCCTATTTCGGCTTTCTCGGCCTTGCCGACGCCGTGGTCGTCACCTGCGATTCCGTCAACATGGTCGGCGAGGCGGCATTCACCGGAAAGCCGGTATATGTGATCGAACTCGAAGGCCAATCCCCGAAGTTCCGCCGTTTTCTGGATGCGGTCTACGCCACGGGCGCGGCGCGGCCTTTTGTCGGCCAGCTTGAAAGGTGGGAGTACGAGCCATTAAATGCTACCGATGAGATTGCGCGCGCCATAGCGGCGCGGCTTGAGAAGCACAAGGCACAACCCGAAAAGGGTTAA
- a CDS encoding DUF1272 domain-containing protein, with product MLEMKPACEKCEAPAPRDGAAEICSFECTFCPPCAEAMAHVCPNCGGELLPRPKRMLDL from the coding sequence ATGCTTGAGATGAAACCGGCCTGCGAGAAATGCGAGGCACCCGCGCCCAGGGACGGCGCGGCGGAAATCTGCAGCTTCGAATGCACCTTCTGCCCGCCCTGCGCGGAAGCGATGGCGCATGTCTGCCCGAATTGCGGCGGCGAGCTTCTGCCCCGGCCGAAGCGGATGCTGGACCTTTAG
- a CDS encoding HAD family hydrolase, producing MFADMFRGMAFSFSPSLVIFDCDGVLVDTETVSNRLLVRVLAEDGFHVSYEECRRLFVGRTMQAVMEHVEAAIGRSLGAHWPAYIREETLKAFGEGIEPVAGAEEALLALRAKGIPFCVASSGKFEKMRFTLGATGLLPLVEDVLFSAEQVARGKPAPDLFLHAAKEMCHAPEACLVIEDSVPGVQAAVAAGMPVVGYAGDPHTDAAGLKSEGAHVIRDMSALLDLLAGN from the coding sequence ATGTTCGCGGATATGTTCCGCGGCATGGCGTTTTCTTTTTCTCCCTCTCTTGTCATTTTCGATTGCGACGGCGTGCTGGTCGATACCGAGACGGTGTCGAACCGGCTGCTTGTGCGCGTGCTGGCGGAAGATGGCTTCCATGTCAGCTATGAGGAATGCCGCCGGCTCTTTGTCGGCCGCACCATGCAGGCCGTGATGGAGCATGTGGAGGCGGCTATTGGCCGGTCATTGGGCGCGCATTGGCCCGCCTATATCCGCGAGGAAACGCTGAAGGCCTTTGGCGAAGGTATCGAGCCTGTCGCGGGGGCGGAAGAAGCCCTGCTGGCGTTGCGCGCGAAGGGCATTCCCTTCTGCGTCGCCTCGTCGGGCAAGTTCGAGAAGATGCGCTTCACGCTTGGTGCAACGGGACTGCTGCCGCTGGTGGAGGATGTTCTCTTCAGCGCGGAGCAGGTGGCGCGAGGCAAGCCCGCACCGGATCTCTTTCTCCATGCGGCGAAGGAAATGTGCCATGCGCCGGAAGCCTGTCTCGTGATCGAGGACAGCGTGCCCGGCGTGCAGGCGGCGGTGGCGGCGGGCATGCCGGTCGTCGGCTATGCGGGCGATCCACATACGGATGCAGCGGGCCTGAAAAGCGAAGGCGCCCATGTCATTCGCGACATGAGCGCCTTGCTCGATCTGCTTGCCGGCAATTAG
- a CDS encoding peroxiredoxin, translated as MAVLVGKQAPDFTAAAVLPDGDIVEDFNLRNYLNGSYGLVFFYPLDFTFVCPSEILAYSNRVPKFEAMNVKVIAVSVDSQFTHAAWRNTAPNDGGLGPVKFPMVADMTKQIARDYDVLIEKDGVALRGTFLIDREGVVRHQLVNDLPLGRNADEALRMVDALQFHEEHGEVCPAGWQKGQEGMKADAAGVAKYLGAHAEAL; from the coding sequence ATGGCCGTTCTCGTAGGCAAACAGGCCCCCGATTTCACCGCCGCTGCCGTCCTGCCGGATGGCGATATCGTGGAGGACTTCAATCTCCGCAATTATCTCAACGGCTCTTACGGGCTCGTTTTCTTCTATCCGCTCGACTTCACCTTCGTTTGCCCTTCGGAAATCCTCGCTTATTCGAACCGCGTGCCGAAGTTTGAGGCGATGAACGTCAAGGTGATCGCGGTCAGCGTCGACAGCCAGTTTACGCATGCCGCCTGGCGCAACACCGCTCCGAACGATGGCGGCCTCGGCCCGGTCAAGTTCCCGATGGTGGCCGACATGACGAAGCAGATCGCGCGCGACTATGACGTGCTGATCGAAAAGGACGGCGTGGCGTTGCGCGGCACCTTCCTGATCGACCGCGAAGGCGTGGTCCGCCACCAGCTCGTCAACGACCTGCCGCTCGGCCGCAACGCCGACGAGGCGCTCCGCATGGTCGATGCGCTGCAGTTCCACGAGGAACATGGCGAAGTCTGCCCCGCTGGCTGGCAGAAGGGCCAGGAAGGCATGAAGGCGGACGCCGCCGGCGTTGCCAAATATCTCGGCGCCCACGCCGAGGCCCTCTAA
- a CDS encoding tetratricopeptide repeat protein — MARSPFLLAIGASAVAGAALFASVPPQEAKPSQAELEILLDPRLVAQNQCGRGSRERAAFFKPSFQLALAASARAATNAADEKLPLWPGLGDRTVRITTASEEAQIYFDQGFALLYGFNHWEAIRAFQEAQRIDPGCAMCYWGEAKARGPNINAPMDAGEENPAVAAIKKAKAFAGKASAKERALIEALALRYVADGEETRAELDKRYAEAMEKIHKRYPGDQDIAVLYAEAQMDLSPWNYWERDHKTPRPHIAGAIAAVERVLAANPNHAGAIHLQIHLMEASAMPERAEKGAGRLADLMPGAGHLVHMPGHIYFRVGRYLDSLETNVRAVAVDEAYLAKTEGSPIYRYGYYPHNVHFVLVSAQMAGDAKTALDYARKLDGLIPFEAVTSAAIVQPVKVAPYYAYLEFGSADDIANMPEPPDNLPFVKGIWRYVQGVAAVRAGDLAAARTEADAIAALRSDEALAPLAAANVPAGNILLLSETVLRARIDQREGALDAARAKLEEALALQDGLIYSEPPYWYYPVEQTLGAVLLEAGDADAAVARFRAALVRHPNNAWSLYGLMKAQEAAGDGAVSYTAELLRKAAFDPGAITLDRL; from the coding sequence ATGGCCAGATCGCCTTTCCTGCTCGCCATCGGCGCTTCAGCCGTTGCAGGCGCTGCCTTGTTCGCGAGCGTTCCGCCGCAGGAGGCGAAGCCGTCGCAAGCCGAACTTGAAATATTGCTCGATCCGCGGCTGGTCGCGCAGAACCAGTGCGGGCGCGGGAGCAGGGAGCGCGCGGCTTTCTTCAAACCCTCATTTCAGCTGGCGCTGGCGGCCTCGGCGAGAGCGGCGACGAACGCCGCCGACGAAAAGCTGCCGCTCTGGCCGGGCCTCGGCGACCGTACGGTCCGGATCACGACCGCGAGCGAAGAGGCGCAGATTTATTTCGATCAGGGATTTGCACTGCTTTACGGCTTCAATCACTGGGAGGCGATCCGCGCGTTTCAGGAGGCGCAGCGGATCGATCCCGGTTGCGCCATGTGCTACTGGGGCGAGGCGAAGGCGCGCGGCCCCAACATCAATGCGCCGATGGATGCGGGTGAGGAAAATCCGGCGGTTGCCGCGATAAAAAAGGCGAAGGCGTTCGCGGGCAAGGCATCCGCGAAAGAGCGGGCGCTGATCGAGGCGCTGGCGCTGCGCTACGTGGCGGATGGCGAAGAGACCCGCGCGGAACTCGACAAGCGTTATGCGGAGGCCATGGAAAAAATTCACAAGCGCTATCCCGGCGACCAGGACATTGCGGTCCTCTACGCAGAAGCGCAGATGGATCTTTCGCCGTGGAATTACTGGGAGCGGGATCACAAGACGCCGAGGCCCCATATTGCCGGTGCGATTGCAGCGGTGGAAAGGGTTCTCGCCGCGAACCCGAACCATGCGGGCGCGATCCATCTCCAGATTCATCTGATGGAAGCCTCCGCGATGCCGGAGCGGGCGGAGAAAGGCGCGGGGCGTCTCGCCGATCTGATGCCGGGGGCGGGGCATCTCGTCCATATGCCGGGCCATATCTATTTCCGTGTCGGACGCTATCTCGACTCGCTCGAAACGAATGTGCGCGCGGTCGCGGTGGACGAAGCCTATCTGGCGAAGACGGAGGGGTCCCCCATCTATCGCTACGGCTATTACCCGCACAACGTCCATTTCGTTCTGGTCTCGGCGCAGATGGCGGGCGATGCGAAGACGGCGCTCGACTATGCGCGGAAGCTCGACGGGCTTATTCCCTTCGAAGCAGTGACTTCCGCTGCAATCGTGCAGCCCGTCAAGGTCGCGCCCTACTATGCCTATCTCGAATTCGGATCGGCGGATGACATCGCCAACATGCCGGAGCCGCCGGACAATCTTCCTTTCGTCAAGGGCATATGGCGCTATGTGCAGGGCGTGGCCGCTGTGCGCGCGGGCGATCTCGCGGCGGCGCGAACGGAAGCCGATGCCATAGCGGCGCTTCGGAGCGACGAAGCGCTGGCACCGCTCGCCGCCGCAAATGTGCCGGCGGGCAACATTCTGCTTCTCTCCGAAACGGTGCTGCGCGCCCGTATCGACCAGCGCGAGGGCGCGCTCGATGCCGCGCGCGCGAAGCTCGAAGAGGCGCTCGCGCTCCAGGACGGCCTCATCTATTCGGAGCCGCCTTACTGGTACTATCCGGTCGAGCAGACGCTTGGAGCGGTGTTGCTCGAAGCGGGCGACGCGGACGCGGCGGTGGCACGGTTTCGCGCCGCGCTGGTTCGTCACCCCAACAATGCGTGGTCGCTTTACGGGCTGATGAAGGCGCAGGAAGCCGCGGGCGACGGGGCGGTGAGCTATACGGCGGAACTGCTGCGCAAGGCCGCGTTCGATCCGGGCGCCATCACGCTCGACCGGCTGTAG
- the trxB gene encoding thioredoxin-disulfide reductase, producing the protein MSEKKHSKVLIVGGGAAGYTAAIYAARAMLEPVLIQGIQPGGQLTITTDVENYPGFAEAVQGPWLMEQMEAQARHMGTEMVADTIVSADLSKHPFELKGDSGTLYTADALIIATGAQAKWLGIPSEEKFQGFGVSACATCDGFFYRGKEVLVVGGGNSAVEEALFLTNFATKVTVIHRRDTFRAEKVMQERLFNHPKIEVIWDSAIDEILGTENPPGVTGARIKNVKTGETRELKADGVFMAIGHSPATELFKDQLKTKAGGYLVTAPDSTATSIPGVFAAGDVTDDIYRQAVTAAGMGCMAALESERWLAGKDAEKAGIGPDPVERARQAETA; encoded by the coding sequence ATGTCGGAAAAGAAGCACTCGAAAGTCCTCATCGTCGGCGGCGGCGCCGCCGGCTACACGGCCGCGATCTATGCCGCGCGCGCCATGCTTGAGCCGGTGCTCATTCAGGGCATCCAGCCGGGTGGTCAGCTCACCATCACGACCGATGTCGAAAACTATCCAGGCTTCGCCGAGGCCGTTCAGGGCCCCTGGCTGATGGAGCAGATGGAAGCGCAGGCGCGCCACATGGGCACCGAGATGGTGGCCGACACGATCGTCTCCGCCGACCTTTCGAAGCATCCCTTCGAGCTCAAGGGCGACAGCGGCACGCTCTACACGGCCGACGCGCTCATCATCGCGACGGGCGCACAGGCGAAGTGGCTCGGCATTCCCTCCGAAGAGAAATTCCAGGGCTTCGGCGTCTCCGCCTGCGCCACCTGCGATGGTTTCTTTTATCGCGGCAAGGAAGTGCTGGTCGTCGGCGGCGGCAACTCGGCCGTCGAGGAAGCGCTGTTCCTCACGAACTTCGCCACCAAGGTGACGGTGATCCATCGCCGCGACACGTTCCGCGCCGAAAAGGTCATGCAGGAGCGTCTCTTCAATCATCCGAAGATCGAAGTGATCTGGGATTCGGCAATCGACGAGATTCTCGGCACCGAAAACCCGCCCGGCGTCACCGGCGCGCGCATCAAGAATGTGAAGACCGGCGAGACGCGCGAGCTGAAAGCCGACGGCGTCTTCATGGCGATCGGCCATTCGCCCGCCACGGAACTCTTCAAGGATCAGTTGAAGACCAAGGCCGGCGGCTACCTCGTGACCGCGCCGGACTCGACCGCGACCAGCATCCCCGGCGTCTTCGCCGCGGGCGATGTGACGGACGACATCTACCGTCAGGCCGTCACTGCCGCTGGCATGGGCTGCATGGCGGCGCTCGAAAGCGAACGCTGGCTTGCCGGCAAGGATGCCGAAAAGGCCGGCATCGGTCCCGACCCGGTGGAGCGTGCCCGTCAGGCGGAAACCGCCTGA
- a CDS encoding M48 family metallopeptidase, with amino-acid sequence MDVNLTFLDQKPIELNRRQLVKGLAAGYIVALSGCVDNPALGRQQLLLVSEAQMTQLSASAWSQIREQQKVSTNRTLNNRLKTAGPRLVQAAGLQNQAWEYTVFQGDEANAFVLPGGKVGFYEGIFKRMENDDQLATVLGHEIAHVAARHSAERYSQQVASGIGMQAAQVALQAGDVGGAGTIAAVLGAGLQFGVLLPYSRTHELEADRLGLTYMAKAGYDPRQSLRFWQNMTAQRGNAAPPPELMSTHPSDTTRIAALQQQLRSMGYQV; translated from the coding sequence ATGGACGTCAATCTTACATTTCTCGACCAGAAGCCGATTGAACTGAACCGCCGCCAGCTCGTGAAGGGTTTGGCTGCCGGCTATATCGTCGCGCTTTCGGGATGCGTAGACAATCCGGCATTGGGCAGGCAGCAACTGCTGCTCGTCTCCGAAGCGCAGATGACCCAGCTCTCCGCCTCCGCGTGGTCCCAAATCCGCGAGCAGCAAAAAGTTTCCACGAACCGGACCTTGAACAACCGCCTGAAGACGGCCGGTCCGCGTCTTGTGCAGGCGGCGGGCCTTCAAAACCAGGCCTGGGAATACACCGTCTTTCAGGGCGATGAGGCCAATGCCTTCGTACTGCCCGGCGGCAAAGTCGGCTTCTATGAAGGCATCTTCAAGCGGATGGAAAACGACGACCAGCTCGCCACCGTTCTCGGCCACGAAATCGCGCATGTCGCCGCCCGCCATTCGGCGGAGCGATACAGCCAGCAGGTGGCGTCGGGCATCGGCATGCAGGCGGCGCAGGTGGCGCTACAGGCAGGCGATGTCGGCGGCGCGGGCACCATCGCGGCCGTGCTCGGCGCGGGCCTGCAATTCGGCGTACTGCTCCCTTATTCCCGCACGCATGAACTGGAGGCCGACAGGCTTGGCCTCACCTATATGGCGAAGGCCGGCTACGACCCGCGCCAGTCGCTCCGCTTCTGGCAGAACATGACGGCTCAGCGCGGCAACGCCGCCCCGCCGCCGGAACTCATGTCGACACACCCCTCGGACACAACGCGCATAGCCGCGCTGCAACAGCAGCTCCGCAGCATGGGTTATCAGGTATGA
- a CDS encoding Lrp/AsnC family transcriptional regulator, with translation MKRAKLDHIDLQILAELQADGRITNVDLASRVGISAPPCLRRVRALENAGLIRGYHADLNGRALGFEVTVFAMVGLHSQAEADLKAFEAEVATWPLVRECHMLNGEIDFILKCVAPDLSTFQSFLTEKLTPAPNVASVRTSLTIRQSKHLPGVPVEMLEEE, from the coding sequence ATGAAGCGGGCCAAGCTCGATCATATCGACCTGCAGATCCTCGCCGAGTTGCAGGCGGATGGGCGCATCACCAATGTCGACCTTGCCTCGCGTGTCGGCATTTCGGCGCCGCCTTGCCTCCGCCGGGTCCGGGCGCTGGAAAATGCCGGGCTGATCCGCGGCTATCACGCCGATCTCAATGGCCGCGCGCTCGGCTTCGAGGTGACGGTTTTCGCGATGGTCGGGCTTCACAGCCAGGCGGAAGCCGACCTCAAGGCGTTCGAGGCGGAAGTCGCGACATGGCCGCTGGTCCGCGAGTGCCACATGCTGAACGGCGAAATCGACTTCATATTGAAGTGTGTCGCGCCGGACCTCTCCACCTTCCAGAGCTTTCTCACCGAAAAACTTACGCCGGCTCCCAATGTCGCCAGCGTGCGCACCTCGCTCACCATCCGGCAGTCGAAACACCTGCCTGGAGTGCCCGTTGAAATGCTCGAAGAAGAGTAG
- a CDS encoding pyridoxal phosphate-dependent aminotransferase, with translation MGFISDALNRIQPSATIAATQKARDLKALGRDVISLAAGEPDFDTPDNIKEAAIKAIREGKTKYTAVDGIPELKAAICAKFKRENGLDYQPNQAFVAPGGKPIIYNAMIATLNPGDEVIIPAPYWVSYPDIVLLAGGTPVTVDTTLKNGFKLQPEELEKAITKKTKWLIFNSPSNPSGAAYTHDELKKLTDVLMKHPQVWILSDDMYEHLTYDGFKFATPAEVEPGLYERTLTMNGVSKAYAMTGWRIGYCAGPEPLIKAMTKVQSQSTSNPTSISQWAAVEALNGPQDFIPTRAASFKERRDLVVSMLNQAKGIKCPTPEGAFYVYPSCEGCIGKETTVGKVIESDEDFALALLEAEGVSVVHGAAFGLSPFFRISYATSTEELTDACERIQRFCASLR, from the coding sequence ATGGGCTTTATTTCGGACGCGCTTAACCGCATTCAGCCGTCGGCAACCATTGCCGCTACGCAGAAAGCGCGCGACCTGAAAGCCCTGGGCCGCGACGTGATCTCGCTTGCGGCCGGTGAGCCCGATTTCGACACGCCCGACAACATCAAGGAAGCCGCCATCAAGGCGATCCGCGAGGGCAAGACGAAGTACACGGCCGTCGACGGCATTCCCGAACTCAAGGCGGCGATCTGCGCCAAGTTCAAGCGCGAGAACGGGCTCGACTATCAGCCGAACCAGGCCTTCGTTGCGCCAGGCGGCAAGCCGATCATCTACAACGCGATGATCGCGACGCTGAACCCCGGCGACGAGGTCATCATTCCGGCGCCTTACTGGGTGTCCTATCCGGACATCGTGCTGCTCGCGGGCGGAACGCCGGTGACGGTCGACACGACGCTGAAGAACGGCTTCAAGCTGCAGCCGGAGGAACTGGAAAAGGCGATCACGAAGAAGACCAAATGGCTCATCTTCAACTCGCCATCCAACCCGTCGGGCGCTGCCTATACGCATGACGAGCTGAAGAAGCTCACCGATGTGCTGATGAAGCATCCGCAGGTCTGGATCCTGTCGGACGATATGTATGAGCACCTGACCTATGACGGCTTCAAGTTCGCGACGCCGGCAGAGGTCGAGCCCGGGCTTTACGAGCGCACGCTGACGATGAACGGCGTGTCGAAGGCCTATGCCATGACGGGCTGGCGCATCGGCTATTGCGCGGGCCCGGAGCCGCTCATCAAGGCGATGACGAAAGTGCAGAGCCAGTCGACGTCGAACCCCACTTCGATCAGCCAGTGGGCGGCGGTGGAGGCGCTGAACGGTCCGCAGGATTTCATTCCGACGCGGGCCGCGAGCTTCAAGGAGCGTCGCGATCTCGTGGTGTCGATGCTGAACCAGGCGAAAGGCATCAAATGCCCGACGCCGGAAGGCGCCTTCTATGTCTATCCGTCCTGCGAGGGATGCATCGGCAAGGAGACGACGGTCGGCAAGGTCATCGAGAGCGATGAGGACTTTGCGTTGGCGCTGCTCGAAGCCGAAGGCGTTTCGGTCGTGCATGGCGCGGCGTTCGGATTGTCGCCGTTCTTCCGGATCTCCTACGCGACCTCCACGGAAGAGCTGACGGATGCCTGCGAGCGCATTCAGCGCTTCTGCGCCAGCCTGCGCTGA
- a CDS encoding Dps family protein, producing the protein MKVDTGIAANDRSDIAEGLSRVLADTYTLYLKTHNYHWNVTGPQFRSLHLMFEEQYQELWAATDEIAERIRALGAYAPGTYAEFSKLTSLQEDNSVPSADQMVKNLVKGHEQVVKTARDLFKEADEADDEVTADLMVQRMQASEKNAWMLHSLLE; encoded by the coding sequence GTGAAAGTAGATACAGGCATCGCAGCAAATGACCGGAGCGATATCGCGGAAGGATTGTCGCGCGTGCTCGCGGACACCTACACGCTATATCTCAAGACACATAACTACCACTGGAACGTAACAGGCCCGCAGTTCCGCTCGCTTCACCTCATGTTCGAGGAGCAGTATCAGGAGCTCTGGGCGGCGACGGACGAAATCGCGGAGCGTATCCGGGCGCTCGGCGCCTATGCCCCCGGCACCTATGCCGAATTCAGCAAGCTCACCTCGCTGCAGGAAGACAACAGCGTGCCCAGCGCCGATCAGATGGTGAAAAACCTGGTGAAGGGGCATGAGCAGGTCGTGAAGACGGCGCGCGATCTCTTCAAGGAGGCCGATGAAGCAGACGACGAGGTGACCGCCGATCTGATGGTGCAGCGGATGCAGGCGAGCGAGAAGAACGCCTGGATGCTGCACAGCCTTCTCGAATAG